In the Thermoleophilaceae bacterium genome, GAGGGGGACGGCCGGTCCGAGCTCACCCTCAACTACATAACGCCGCACTCCAAGTGGTCGATCCACTCCGAGTATCAGGACAACCTGCACATGCTCACTCTGTTCCGCGGCGGCGGGATGCTGTGGGTGAGCCGCGAGGACGCTGCCGAGCTCGACATCCATGACAACGACTGGGTGGAGGCCTACAACCGCAACGGCGTGATCGCCTGCCGCGCGGCCGTCACGCACCGGGTGCCGAAGGGCGTGTGCCTGATGTACCACGCCAAGGACCGCCACCTGAACGTGCCGCTCACGGAGCTCGAGGGCAAGCGCGGCGGCACGGACAACTCCGTCACGCGCATCGTCATGAAGCCCACGCACTTCATCGGCGGCTATGCGCAGTTCAGCTTCGGCTTCAACTACTACGGGCCCACCGGATCGCAGCGCGATGAGATCGTGAGGCTGCGCAAGCGGGAGGCGCCGGTGGTGTTCGAATGAGGGTTCGCGCGCAGGTGGGGATGGTGATGGCGCTCGACAAGTGCATCGGTTGCCACACCTGCTCGGTCACGTGCAAGCAGGTGTGGACCAACCGGCCCGGCGCAGAGTACATGTGGTTCAACGACGTGGAGACCAAGCCCGGGCTCGGCTATCCCCGCCAGTGGGAGGACCAGGAGCGCTGGAACGGCGGCTGGGAGCTCGACAAGAAGGGCCGCCTGCGGCTGAAGGCGGGCGGGCGCATCAAGAAGCTGCTGACGATCTTCTCGAACCCCGACCTGCCGCAGATCGACGACTACTACGAGCCCTGGACCTACGACTACGAGAAGCTGATCACGGCGCCGCTGTCCGAGCGCGACCCGGTGGCGCGGGCACGCTCACAGCTCACCGGCAAGGAGCTGCGCGAGATCCACTGGGGGCCGAACTGGGACGACAACCTGGCGGGCGCCCCCGAGCGCATTCACGAGGACCCGCTCACGCACGGGATCCAGGAGCAGGTGAAGGCCACGTACGAGCAGGCGTTCATGTTCTACCTGCCGCGCATCTGCGAGCACTGCCTCAACCCGTCCTGCGTGGCGTCCTGCCCGTCCGGCGCGATGTACAAGCGCGACGAGGACGGCATCGTGCTCGTGGACCAGGCGAAGTGCCGCGGCTGGCGCTTCTGCGTGTCCGGCTGCCCGTACAAGAAGGTGTACTTCAACCACCAGACCGGCAAGGCCGAGAAGTGCACGCTCTGCTACCCGCGCATCGAGGCCGGCCTGCCCACCGTGTGCTCGGAGACGTGCGTGGGGAGGATCCGCTACCTCGGCATCGTGCTCTATGACTCCGACCGCGTGGAGGCGGCGGCGTCCGTGCCGGACCCGAAGGACCTGCTCGACTCGCAGATGGACGTGTTCCTCGATCCGGAGGATCCCGCGGTGCGCGAGCAGGCGCTGCGCGACGGGATCCCCGAGGACTGGCTCGACTACGCGCGCCGCTCGCCGGTGTACGCGCTGGCTCACCGCTACCGAGTGGCGCTGCCGCTCCATCCCGAGTTCCGCACGCTCCCGATGGTCTGGTACGTGCCGCCGCTCTCTCCGATCGTCAACACGCTCGAGACGGACGGCTATGAGGCGGATCCTGACCAGATCTTCCCGGCGATCGAGTCCATGCGCATCCCGGTGGACTACCTCGCCA is a window encoding:
- the narH gene encoding nitrate reductase subunit beta → MRVRAQVGMVMALDKCIGCHTCSVTCKQVWTNRPGAEYMWFNDVETKPGLGYPRQWEDQERWNGGWELDKKGRLRLKAGGRIKKLLTIFSNPDLPQIDDYYEPWTYDYEKLITAPLSERDPVARARSQLTGKELREIHWGPNWDDNLAGAPERIHEDPLTHGIQEQVKATYEQAFMFYLPRICEHCLNPSCVASCPSGAMYKRDEDGIVLVDQAKCRGWRFCVSGCPYKKVYFNHQTGKAEKCTLCYPRIEAGLPTVCSETCVGRIRYLGIVLYDSDRVEAAASVPDPKDLLDSQMDVFLDPEDPAVREQALRDGIPEDWLDYARRSPVYALAHRYRVALPLHPEFRTLPMVWYVPPLSPIVNTLETDGYEADPDQIFPAIESMRIPVDYLANLLSAGDGDVIRRVLRRLAAMRGYMRKREVLGERDGAMADAVGMTVEDIEDMYRLLAIGKYEERYVIPKAHAELGERLMQQQGTCGLDFEGGPGNCGMVVPESEADTQGFMLTDGETPDFDIVRMAGGRRSEGEAK